One window of the Alistipes sp. ZOR0009 genome contains the following:
- a CDS encoding 4-phosphoerythronate dehydrogenase, with protein sequence MKIVVDDKIPYLEGVLERYFSEVVYYSGRDISSNIVADADALLIRTRTKCNEKLLAGSNVKMIATATIGHDHIDKEYCKEHGILWTNAPGCNAFGVVQYVLCFLSLISLKGYGSLQGKTLGIVGVGEVGKRLAAVAPYLGLNVLKNDPPRARKEGEDGFVSLDELVVKSDIISVHVPLNRDGEDRTFGLFNEGLFGLFQQPKVFINASRGEVVHEPSLKEAIKAGKMRHVALDVWCNEPEIDKELMELVDIATPHIAGYSLEGKANGTAASVNSILHFFGLGGGDKWYPSSLPSLENKITFGSSKNVEDEVLSCILKTYNIESDNDNLRRNPDDFESLRGNYGVRREFSYYKVVNVKDERAAACLNGLTFKVE encoded by the coding sequence ATGAAAATAGTTGTTGACGATAAAATACCATATCTAGAAGGCGTTTTGGAACGCTATTTTTCTGAGGTAGTGTATTATTCTGGTAGAGATATTTCTTCTAATATAGTAGCCGATGCAGATGCGCTTCTTATTCGCACTAGAACCAAGTGTAATGAAAAACTTCTTGCTGGTAGCAACGTAAAAATGATTGCAACTGCAACCATTGGTCACGATCATATTGATAAGGAGTATTGCAAAGAGCATGGAATTTTGTGGACCAACGCTCCTGGCTGTAATGCTTTTGGTGTGGTGCAGTATGTCCTCTGTTTTTTATCTTTGATTTCGCTGAAAGGTTACGGAAGCTTGCAGGGGAAAACGCTGGGTATTGTCGGAGTTGGAGAGGTTGGCAAGAGGTTGGCTGCAGTTGCTCCATATTTGGGACTAAATGTGCTTAAAAACGATCCGCCTCGAGCTCGCAAGGAGGGAGAGGATGGATTTGTTTCGTTGGATGAGCTGGTTGTAAAATCAGATATCATATCCGTTCATGTGCCGCTAAATAGAGATGGCGAGGATAGAACTTTCGGCTTGTTTAATGAGGGCTTATTTGGCCTATTTCAGCAGCCAAAGGTTTTTATTAATGCATCTCGAGGAGAGGTGGTACACGAACCGTCCTTAAAAGAGGCCATCAAGGCTGGGAAAATGCGTCATGTTGCTCTAGATGTATGGTGCAACGAACCAGAAATCGATAAGGAGCTAATGGAGCTGGTCGATATTGCAACACCCCATATTGCAGGATACTCTTTGGAGGGAAAAGCAAACGGAACGGCTGCTTCTGTGAATAGTATTCTTCATTTTTTTGGACTAGGTGGTGGCGATAAATGGTATCCTTCCTCTCTTCCTTCGTTGGAGAATAAGATTACTTTTGGTAGCTCTAAGAATGTGGAGGATGAGGTTCTCTCCTGCATTCTTAAAACATATAATATTGAATCAGATAACGATAATTTGAGACGAAACCCGGACGATTTTGAATCTTTGAGAGGAAATTATGGGGTGCGTCGAGAGTTTTCATATTATAAAGTAGTAAATGTTAAGGATGAGCGGGCTGCTGCCTGCCTAAATGGCTTAACCTTCAAGGTTGAATAA
- a CDS encoding LytR/AlgR family response regulator transcription factor produces MRCLIVEDEQPASERLKKLVESLSDDIRVVAITDSIKSTVEYLHANPTPDFMLMDIQLGDGISFEILELAQVKCPIIFTTAFNEYAVKAFKVNSIDYLLKPIDIDELAMAIRKMRAHLEASQSNLGISPELIAQAMRMLTGGYKERFITKVGEKLHMLPVGNIAAFVSMEKSSFAYTNEGKMVGIDHTLDQIEELVDPRKFFRISRKHIVNIDSIADVLMFSSSRLKLRIANVKDDEVIVSREKCSKFKEWIDR; encoded by the coding sequence ATGAGATGCCTGATTGTAGAAGATGAGCAGCCCGCATCGGAGCGGTTAAAGAAGCTGGTAGAGAGCCTATCGGACGATATACGGGTGGTTGCGATTACCGACTCGATAAAATCGACGGTTGAATACCTGCATGCCAACCCTACGCCCGATTTTATGCTGATGGACATACAGCTAGGCGACGGAATAAGCTTCGAAATACTGGAACTGGCGCAGGTTAAGTGCCCCATTATATTTACCACCGCCTTTAACGAGTACGCTGTTAAAGCATTTAAGGTGAATAGCATCGACTACCTGCTGAAACCGATAGATATAGATGAGCTTGCGATGGCCATAAGAAAGATGAGAGCCCATTTAGAGGCATCTCAATCCAATTTGGGCATTTCTCCGGAGCTTATTGCGCAGGCTATGCGCATGCTAACGGGAGGATACAAGGAACGGTTTATTACTAAGGTTGGCGAAAAGCTGCACATGCTCCCGGTTGGCAACATTGCAGCATTTGTAAGCATGGAAAAGTCGTCGTTTGCCTACACCAACGAGGGGAAAATGGTGGGCATCGACCATACGCTCGATCAGATAGAGGAGCTGGTTGATCCCAGAAAGTTTTTCAGAATATCGCGGAAGCATATTGTAAACATCGACAGCATTGCTGACGTACTCATGTTCTCGAGCTCGCGCCTCAAGCTGCGAATAGCCAACGTCAAGGATGACGAGGTAATTGTTAGCCGCGAAAAATGCTCGAAGTTCAAGGAGTGGATAGATCGGTAA
- a CDS encoding phosphotransferase, producing the protein MKNLLNFAEQFLGQKAEIKPLAGAGSNRKYFRVFCGESTYVGVIGENVDENEAFIYLAEHLGRIGKRVPKVLAVSDDRLMYLQTDLGDISLFDLLVKNDPTTEKVILQVVEDLAKIEVEGVKDVDPCRFFGIQRMDKRSVLWDLNYFKYSFLKCADISVDESLLEDAFDNMADYLCSLDGSYLLYRDFQSRNMMINNDYPYYIDFQGARLGPLGYDIVSFLYQAKANFSPELKQRYLALYYEALKKYGVNTDKVAESINTFILFRTLQVLGAYGFRGFFEKKAHFLQSIAPALKNLGEIVEHDFPFECEYLKRVCRELASRITKYECDLKESKLTVTVSSFSFLKGGVPTDFSGNGGGFAFDCRAIYNPGREEALKTLTGMDREVSELLDANADMQDYLVHAFALVDKSVKKFLERDFSHLMVGFGCSGGQHRSVYSAERCAKHLKAKFPQVRVVINHREQNVKKIFE; encoded by the coding sequence ATGAAAAACCTACTGAATTTTGCAGAACAGTTTTTGGGACAAAAGGCGGAGATAAAGCCGTTGGCTGGAGCGGGTTCCAATAGAAAATATTTCAGAGTATTTTGCGGAGAAAGCACCTATGTTGGTGTAATTGGTGAGAATGTCGATGAAAATGAGGCTTTCATCTACCTCGCAGAGCACTTAGGTCGTATCGGAAAGCGGGTGCCTAAGGTGCTTGCGGTCTCAGACGATCGTCTAATGTACCTTCAAACCGATCTTGGCGACATATCCCTCTTCGATTTGCTTGTAAAAAACGATCCAACAACCGAAAAGGTAATCCTTCAGGTGGTAGAGGATTTGGCAAAGATAGAGGTAGAGGGGGTAAAGGATGTAGACCCTTGCCGTTTCTTTGGAATTCAGCGCATGGATAAGCGTTCGGTGCTTTGGGATTTGAACTACTTCAAGTATAGCTTCCTTAAATGCGCCGATATTAGCGTTGATGAATCGCTATTGGAGGATGCTTTCGACAATATGGCCGACTACCTTTGCTCGTTGGATGGAAGCTACCTTTTATATCGCGATTTTCAGTCGCGAAATATGATGATCAACAACGATTACCCGTATTACATCGATTTTCAGGGCGCACGCCTTGGCCCGTTGGGGTACGACATTGTTTCTTTCCTTTATCAGGCAAAGGCAAACTTTAGTCCCGAGCTAAAGCAGCGCTATCTTGCCTTGTACTACGAAGCATTAAAGAAGTACGGGGTAAATACCGACAAGGTTGCCGAAAGTATCAACACGTTTATTCTCTTTAGAACGCTTCAGGTGCTCGGAGCTTACGGGTTTAGGGGCTTTTTCGAAAAGAAAGCGCACTTTCTTCAGAGCATAGCGCCAGCGCTAAAGAATTTAGGTGAGATTGTTGAGCACGATTTCCCCTTCGAGTGCGAGTATCTGAAACGGGTGTGCCGCGAGTTGGCCTCGCGCATTACAAAATACGAGTGCGACCTAAAGGAAAGCAAGCTAACCGTTACTGTAAGCAGCTTTTCCTTCCTAAAAGGTGGCGTGCCTACCGATTTTTCGGGCAATGGTGGCGGTTTTGCCTTCGATTGCCGGGCTATTTACAACCCAGGTCGCGAGGAGGCGTTAAAGACTTTAACAGGAATGGACAGAGAGGTCTCCGAGCTTCTCGATGCGAACGCGGATATGCAGGATTACCTGGTTCATGCCTTTGCGTTGGTCGATAAATCGGTGAAGAAATTCCTCGAACGCGACTTCTCCCACCTTATGGTAGGCTTCGGTTGCTCTGGAGGGCAGCATCGCTCGGTTTATTCGGCCGAAAGATGCGCTAAGCACCTTAAAGCAAAGTTCCCTCAGGTGCGTGTGGTGATTAATCACCGCGAGCAAAACGTAAAAAAGATTTTTGAGTAG
- a CDS encoding NDP-sugar synthase produces MKAMIFCAGLGTRLKPYTDSVPKALVQLAGKPLLTHVIERLKTFGVDEVVVNVHHFANKVEAFIADRDSYGIKVSISDERDMLLDTGGGLKKAADLLNDGKPFIIHNVDIMSDINIAELYKKHQEGGALATLAVSNRMSSRYFLFDEAMQLVGWKNIKSNEQKISRVGDTYIPFAFNGIHVVSPQIFELMDGFDGKFSIVDLYLHLAKTESIKGYDVSKNRIIDVGKPASLIDAEKLLF; encoded by the coding sequence ATGAAGGCAATGATTTTTTGTGCGGGATTAGGTACTCGGCTTAAGCCGTATACCGATAGCGTTCCAAAGGCTCTTGTTCAGCTGGCCGGAAAACCTCTTCTGACGCATGTGATAGAGCGTCTGAAAACCTTTGGGGTCGACGAGGTGGTGGTAAATGTGCACCACTTTGCCAATAAGGTCGAGGCGTTTATTGCCGATCGCGATAGCTACGGCATAAAGGTATCGATCTCCGACGAGCGGGATATGCTGCTCGATACGGGAGGTGGACTAAAGAAGGCTGCCGATTTGCTGAACGATGGAAAGCCCTTTATCATCCACAATGTGGATATCATGAGCGACATAAACATTGCCGAGCTGTACAAAAAACATCAGGAGGGTGGGGCGTTAGCGACTTTAGCCGTTAGCAACCGCATGTCTTCGCGTTACTTCCTGTTCGATGAGGCTATGCAGCTGGTGGGATGGAAGAATATAAAGAGCAATGAGCAGAAGATTTCGAGGGTAGGAGATACCTACATTCCTTTTGCTTTCAACGGAATTCATGTTGTAAGCCCTCAGATCTTCGAGCTTATGGATGGATTTGACGGAAAGTTCTCCATTGTAGATCTATACCTGCATTTGGCCAAGACAGAATCCATTAAAGGCTACGATGTTTCAAAAAATAGGATCATCGACGTGGGGAAACCGGCGTCTTTAATCGATGCGGAAAAGCTGCTCTTTTAG
- a CDS encoding SusC/RagA family TonB-linked outer membrane protein: protein MKRQWMFKMLLLFVGIACFGSVHAQQLTVTGVITDAKDGSPLPGVTIILKGSSTGTVTDIDGKYSIKASKGQSLTYSFVGYKSQVVVVESNSYNIKLQTDNMSIDEVVVIGYGTVKKSDATGSVSVVSSKDFNDGAISSPDQLITGRIAGVQVTSAGGAPGAGSTIRIRGGSSLSAKNDPLVVVDGVPLDNDGVVGMGNPLTTINPNDIETFTVLKDASATAIYGSRASNGVIIITTKKGKKGSSMSVNYAGNVSVGVPTKTIDVLSGDQFRTLFKEKGLVSDRLGDASTDWQDEIYRTAVSTDHNVSLSGAVKSMPYRVSLGYTNENGILKTSKMDRTTAAANLSPSFLDDHLKVNLNAKYSFTKNHFADQGAIGNALRFNPTVNPYSTDPLFAKFGGYYTDLNADKGPDNLAPTNPLALLYQKNDVADVNRFIGNAQIDYSFHFLPELKASLNVGMDNSYSDGSVFIGENAAWLYRQNADGTLDGGADRVYKQNKKNQLLDFYFNYNKNLEQIKSKLDVTAGYSWQHFKRDGSAYETNVAKTRVLENTKYITESYLVSLFARLNYTLNEKYILTATVRRDGSSRFGEDNRWGMFPSVALGWDLKKENFLKDVKALSALKLRLGYGITGQQDINNGDYPYLARYTKSEENAGYIFGDTPIQTLRPDGYDSNLKWEETTTYNVALDYGFLNNRISGTLDFYMRKTDDLLNFIPIPAGSNLTNMILTNVGSLENKGVEFSINARPISSKDFNWEVGLNATYNKNKITKLINSNDPNYLGVKVGGIAGGTGNTIQIHSVGYAAGAFYVYEQVYDEAGKPIENLYVDRNGDGVVNEADMYHYKNSTPDVTMGINSRLSYKNWDFSFAGRLSLGNYNYNNVFSDRGTDKFLKHSNGYLSNIVSNWYNTGFTGSEKHFLSDYYVTNASFFKMDNITLGYNFDKPAKFISNLRVYGTVQNAFTITKYDGLDPEVYGGIDNNIYPRPRTFLFGVNLTF, encoded by the coding sequence ATGAAAAGACAATGGATGTTTAAAATGCTGTTGCTGTTTGTTGGCATCGCCTGCTTTGGAAGCGTGCATGCTCAGCAGCTGACGGTCACAGGTGTTATCACCGATGCAAAAGATGGTAGTCCTCTTCCGGGTGTTACTATCATTCTGAAAGGTTCATCGACTGGTACAGTTACCGACATCGATGGCAAGTATTCTATTAAAGCAAGTAAAGGACAGTCTTTAACCTACTCTTTTGTAGGGTACAAGTCTCAAGTTGTGGTTGTAGAGTCAAATAGCTACAACATTAAGCTGCAAACCGATAACATGTCTATCGACGAGGTGGTGGTTATTGGTTATGGTACCGTTAAAAAGTCCGATGCTACAGGTTCTGTATCGGTTGTTAGCTCAAAAGACTTCAACGACGGGGCTATTTCGTCTCCCGATCAGCTGATAACAGGACGTATTGCAGGGGTACAGGTAACATCTGCAGGCGGCGCTCCTGGTGCTGGATCTACCATCCGTATTCGTGGAGGTTCTTCCCTTTCGGCTAAAAACGATCCGTTGGTAGTTGTTGATGGTGTTCCTTTAGACAACGATGGTGTTGTTGGTATGGGCAACCCGCTAACCACCATTAATCCTAACGATATCGAAACGTTTACCGTTCTTAAGGATGCTTCGGCTACCGCTATTTACGGTTCTCGCGCTTCTAACGGTGTAATTATTATTACCACCAAGAAAGGTAAGAAGGGATCAAGCATGTCTGTAAACTATGCTGGTAACGTATCTGTTGGTGTTCCAACAAAAACTATCGACGTTCTTTCTGGCGATCAATTCAGAACGCTGTTTAAAGAAAAGGGGCTTGTTAGCGATCGTTTAGGCGATGCCAGCACCGATTGGCAGGATGAAATCTACCGTACTGCCGTTAGCACCGACCATAACGTAAGCCTTTCGGGTGCAGTAAAGTCGATGCCTTACCGCGTTTCATTGGGATATACCAACGAAAATGGTATTCTAAAGACATCGAAGATGGATCGTACTACAGCGGCAGCTAATCTTAGCCCATCTTTCCTCGACGATCATCTTAAGGTAAATCTTAACGCTAAATATTCGTTTACTAAGAACCATTTTGCCGATCAGGGTGCTATCGGAAATGCACTTCGTTTCAATCCAACTGTAAATCCTTACAGCACCGACCCTCTTTTCGCTAAGTTTGGTGGCTACTACACCGATCTGAATGCAGATAAGGGGCCAGACAACCTAGCACCAACCAACCCGTTGGCACTTCTTTACCAAAAGAACGATGTGGCAGATGTTAACCGTTTTATTGGTAACGCTCAAATCGATTATAGCTTCCATTTCCTTCCAGAACTTAAGGCTAGCCTAAATGTGGGGATGGATAACTCTTACAGCGACGGTAGCGTATTCATTGGCGAAAATGCTGCTTGGTTATATCGTCAAAATGCAGATGGAACGCTTGATGGCGGTGCCGATCGTGTTTACAAGCAAAATAAAAAGAATCAGCTGCTCGATTTTTACTTCAACTACAACAAGAACTTGGAGCAGATTAAGAGTAAGCTCGATGTTACGGCTGGTTACTCTTGGCAGCACTTTAAGCGCGATGGTAGTGCCTACGAAACAAACGTAGCTAAGACTCGTGTTCTCGAAAATACAAAGTATATCACCGAGAGCTACCTCGTTTCGCTGTTTGCTCGTTTAAACTACACCCTAAACGAAAAATATATTCTTACGGCTACCGTACGTCGCGATGGTTCTAGCCGTTTTGGCGAGGACAATCGTTGGGGAATGTTCCCTTCTGTTGCGCTAGGTTGGGATTTAAAGAAGGAAAACTTCCTGAAAGATGTAAAAGCATTATCTGCGCTTAAGCTTCGTTTGGGCTACGGTATAACTGGTCAGCAGGATATTAATAATGGAGACTATCCTTACCTTGCTCGCTACACGAAGAGCGAAGAAAACGCTGGCTACATATTCGGCGATACGCCTATTCAAACGCTTCGTCCCGATGGGTATGACTCTAACCTGAAATGGGAGGAGACAACCACCTACAACGTTGCGTTAGACTATGGCTTCCTTAACAACCGTATCTCTGGTACTCTCGACTTCTACATGAGAAAAACCGACGACCTGCTTAACTTTATTCCAATACCTGCCGGATCTAACCTCACCAACATGATTCTTACCAACGTTGGTAGCCTAGAGAACAAGGGGGTGGAGTTTTCTATCAACGCTCGTCCAATTAGCAGCAAAGACTTTAACTGGGAAGTTGGTTTGAACGCAACTTATAACAAGAATAAGATTACAAAGCTAATCAACAGCAACGATCCTAACTACCTTGGCGTTAAGGTTGGCGGTATTGCTGGTGGTACTGGTAACACCATTCAAATTCATAGCGTAGGGTATGCTGCTGGCGCATTCTACGTGTACGAGCAGGTTTACGACGAAGCCGGAAAGCCTATCGAGAACCTTTACGTAGACAGAAATGGTGATGGAGTAGTAAACGAGGCCGATATGTACCACTACAAGAACTCAACTCCAGACGTAACCATGGGTATCAACTCTAGGTTGTCTTACAAAAACTGGGATTTCAGCTTTGCTGGTCGTTTAAGCCTTGGAAACTACAACTACAACAACGTATTTTCTGACAGAGGTACCGATAAATTCCTAAAACACTCTAACGGATATCTTTCTAACATCGTATCTAACTGGTATAACACCGGATTTACAGGATCAGAGAAGCATTTCTTGAGCGATTACTATGTAACCAACGCGTCATTCTTTAAGATGGACAACATAACTCTTGGTTACAACTTCGATAAGCCAGCGAAGTTTATCAGCAACCTTCGTGTTTACGGAACCGTGCAGAATGCCTTTACCATTACGAAGTACGACGGTCTTGATCCAGAGGTTTATGGTGGTATCGACAACAACATCTACCCACGTCCTCGTACATTCCTTTTTGGAGTTAACCTAACTTTCTAA
- a CDS encoding sensor histidine kinase — protein sequence MYNSKALQFSIRLAGKLALGIAIGFFITFILDGFNIFSFSWRDVKITIIVSSIIGLLMWQGNKYIQIYLRRKYPWDVNPVKAFRWNILVSSIYNTIAVFIIYSLLAYYFSGGHFDFSKQLERIVINSTIISLLSFFVWMIMFLVKFFKGYKENIKREEQHKRDIAVYQYEMLKNQVNPHFLFNSLNVLTSLIETDSDAAVKFTRKLADVYRYVLDAKDKETVPLSEEIRLTESYIFMQQHRFGSNLIVNIENLPLQKHIVPLSLQMLVENAIKHNVITSEAPLTISIYEKEGCLVCENNLQKKPVLADSNTIGLKNIKERYAFLSEKPMMYTETGGKFMVMLPLI from the coding sequence ATGTACAATAGTAAAGCACTCCAGTTCTCGATTCGCCTAGCAGGGAAGCTTGCGTTAGGAATCGCCATTGGATTTTTTATAACGTTTATCCTCGATGGCTTCAACATATTCAGCTTCAGCTGGCGCGATGTGAAGATAACGATCATCGTATCGTCCATTATTGGGCTGCTGATGTGGCAGGGCAATAAGTACATCCAAATATACCTTCGCAGGAAGTATCCGTGGGATGTTAATCCTGTAAAAGCGTTTAGGTGGAATATTCTGGTATCGAGCATCTACAATACCATTGCCGTCTTCATCATATACAGCCTGCTGGCCTACTATTTTAGTGGAGGGCACTTCGATTTTTCGAAGCAGCTAGAGAGAATTGTTATCAACTCCACCATTATTTCGCTGCTGAGCTTCTTTGTTTGGATGATTATGTTCCTTGTTAAGTTCTTCAAAGGGTATAAGGAGAACATCAAAAGGGAGGAGCAGCATAAGAGAGACATTGCCGTGTACCAGTACGAGATGCTCAAGAACCAGGTAAACCCTCATTTCCTTTTCAACAGCCTTAATGTGCTAACCTCGCTGATTGAAACCGACTCCGATGCAGCCGTTAAGTTTACCCGAAAGCTGGCCGACGTGTACCGCTACGTTTTAGACGCAAAGGACAAGGAAACGGTGCCCCTATCGGAGGAGATTCGGCTAACGGAATCGTACATCTTTATGCAGCAGCATCGGTTTGGAAGCAACCTGATTGTAAATATTGAAAACCTGCCACTACAAAAGCATATTGTGCCGCTATCGCTACAAATGCTGGTGGAAAACGCAATAAAGCACAACGTAATAACCAGCGAAGCGCCGCTTACCATCTCGATTTACGAGAAGGAAGGATGCCTGGTGTGCGAGAATAACCTGCAAAAGAAGCCTGTGCTGGCCGATTCGAACACCATTGGGCTAAAGAATATTAAGGAACGGTACGCGTTTCTGTCGGAAAAGCCAATGATGTACACCGAAACAGGCGGTAAGTTTATGGTTATGCTACCGCTGATCTAA
- a CDS encoding TonB-dependent receptor: protein MKTKALLTLIFVAAAATALAQVTIKGKVTDKAGNPLIGASVTIKGAIDGASTDTLGAFHFKTKRKGAQAVVATYIGYECFSKPIAIGNQTIDLHIILKETPTAIKDVVITAGSFEAGDKKKGVTLKPLDIYTTASASGDMYGALNTLPGTAAMPDDGRLFVRGGDAYESLTFIDGLRIKNPYSSSMPDLPSRGRYAPQLFTGTTFSSGGYSAQYGQALSSALILQTTGIASKNQWGFGLLSVGVNGSETLANENSSISAQVEYYNLKPYYSVVEQKYHWNKYPETFGTTIVGRQKVGRTGLLKVMSTLQMSHSNLQFPDFNDQAKLKDIDLKSKNFAVNMSYTDSWGKGWSIKAGAALSVDDNRTAPFGNKVYEFNTYLQSKVVVKKEFSSTFNINGGFEVSPNSFMQKYWEQETLKSRTSFSDNNLSPFIEVEAMLFNKLAVRGGLRGEYSSLLNEKKVAPRLSLAWLVGDYSQLSVATGIFYQTPEDQLLRFTHNLNFEKANHYIINYQITKNDRIFRVEAYRKDYSSLVRFNKEQFYNPTLYNNDGNGYAQGFELFWRDQKTVKNLDYWVSYSYIDSKRLYRDFTAKATPTFAPKHNVSVVGKWFVPDISTQFGATAMLASGRPYNNPTSSTFMDGITKSYFNISLNVSYIFQFFGKTSVLYLQTNNLLGRNNVYGYNFYKDAAGAYQQMPVTSSEKRGFLFGVFLNW from the coding sequence ATGAAAACTAAGGCGTTACTTACTCTAATTTTTGTAGCAGCAGCAGCAACTGCGCTTGCACAGGTTACCATAAAAGGAAAGGTGACGGATAAGGCCGGGAATCCGCTGATTGGAGCGAGCGTTACCATAAAAGGGGCTATCGATGGCGCCTCAACCGACACGCTAGGCGCATTCCACTTTAAGACTAAGAGGAAAGGCGCGCAAGCTGTCGTAGCAACCTACATTGGCTACGAATGCTTTTCGAAGCCTATCGCCATTGGAAACCAAACCATCGACCTACATATTATTTTAAAGGAGACACCAACAGCCATTAAGGATGTGGTTATAACCGCAGGGAGCTTTGAGGCGGGCGACAAGAAGAAGGGGGTAACACTTAAACCGCTGGATATCTACACCACCGCCAGCGCATCGGGCGACATGTACGGTGCGCTGAACACCCTGCCAGGAACCGCCGCAATGCCCGATGATGGACGCCTGTTTGTACGCGGTGGCGACGCCTACGAATCGCTTACCTTTATTGATGGGCTACGTATTAAGAATCCCTACTCCTCCTCGATGCCCGACTTGCCTTCGCGCGGAAGGTATGCACCACAACTTTTCACAGGCACCACCTTTAGCTCGGGCGGCTACTCGGCCCAATACGGACAAGCACTATCTTCTGCCCTAATCTTACAAACTACGGGCATCGCCAGCAAGAATCAGTGGGGATTTGGGCTGCTTTCGGTTGGCGTTAACGGATCGGAAACGCTAGCCAACGAGAACTCCTCGATATCGGCACAGGTAGAATACTACAACCTGAAACCATACTACAGCGTTGTGGAGCAGAAATACCACTGGAATAAATACCCCGAAACATTTGGGACTACGATTGTAGGACGTCAGAAGGTGGGCAGAACCGGCCTGCTAAAGGTTATGTCGACCCTGCAAATGAGCCACAGCAACCTGCAGTTTCCCGACTTTAACGACCAGGCAAAGCTGAAGGATATCGACCTAAAAAGTAAAAATTTTGCGGTAAACATGAGCTACACGGACTCGTGGGGGAAAGGTTGGAGCATAAAAGCGGGTGCTGCGCTATCGGTTGACGACAACCGGACGGCTCCCTTTGGCAATAAGGTGTACGAATTTAATACCTACCTGCAATCGAAGGTGGTGGTTAAGAAAGAATTTTCGTCGACGTTTAATATAAATGGAGGCTTTGAGGTATCGCCCAATAGCTTTATGCAGAAATACTGGGAGCAGGAGACGCTAAAAAGCCGCACCAGCTTTTCGGACAACAACCTATCGCCATTTATTGAAGTAGAGGCCATGCTTTTTAATAAGCTGGCTGTGAGAGGTGGCCTGAGAGGCGAATACTCGAGCCTGCTAAACGAAAAAAAGGTAGCCCCTCGCCTATCGCTGGCATGGCTGGTGGGAGATTACAGCCAACTGTCGGTAGCAACCGGTATCTTTTACCAAACACCCGAAGATCAGCTGCTCCGATTTACGCACAACCTGAATTTTGAGAAGGCTAACCACTACATTATCAACTACCAGATAACCAAGAACGACCGCATATTTAGGGTGGAAGCCTACCGAAAGGATTACAGCAGCTTGGTACGCTTTAACAAGGAGCAGTTCTACAATCCAACGCTCTACAACAACGATGGCAACGGATACGCACAAGGTTTTGAGCTGTTTTGGCGCGATCAGAAAACGGTTAAAAACCTAGACTACTGGGTGTCGTACTCCTACATAGATAGCAAGAGGCTTTACCGCGATTTTACCGCTAAGGCAACGCCAACCTTCGCGCCAAAGCACAACGTATCGGTTGTTGGTAAATGGTTTGTGCCAGACATTAGCACGCAATTCGGAGCTACGGCAATGCTTGCCTCCGGACGCCCGTACAACAACCCAACATCGAGCACCTTTATGGATGGAATAACCAAAAGCTACTTTAATATTAGCCTCAACGTAAGCTACATTTTTCAGTTCTTCGGTAAAACATCGGTGCTATACCTGCAAACAAACAACCTGCTAGGACGAAATAACGTGTACGGCTACAACTTTTATAAAGATGCCGCAGGAGCTTACCAGCAGATGCCCGTTACCTCGTCGGAAAAAAGAGGATTTCTGTTTGGTGTATTCCTAAACTGGTAG